ATAACATGATATATGACCACCGATCTAGACCGAAACGTTGAAATTTGATAGATCAACCGAATCAaattctaaaccctaacaacccAAAAACTAGCAATGCAAACCGAAATAACCAAAAATATTTGGAGGGATTGGACGAGATACCTTCCTTCAACTCTTTCCCCTCAAATCCCTTTCGAATCGGGCCCGAAATCGGTGAGAATGGAGGGAGGGGGCACCAGCGGGGTTTTGGAGTCCTTGCTGCTTGAGGAAGAAACGGCTGCGTGCGGGAGAGAAGGGCCAGCGCCCGGCCTGTATACGCCTCTGTCACGCCAAAGGGGTTGGCGTGACTCCAGTCGCGCCAGCGCCCTTGGCGTGACACAGGGGACAGACGGCCGTGCCTGTATGGTGCTCTGTCGCGTCATAGTGGTTGGCGCGGCTGGAGTCACGCCATGCGCCCTGGCGCGACTCATGGCTGCCACGTCGACACGCCCACGTGGCACGTGGCCGGCCGCCCACCAACGTGGCACCGCAGTCACGCCAGACTCCTTGGCGTGACTAAGTTGTGAGTCACGCTAAAGCTTGTGGCGTGATAAAATGagctagtttctgaaaatataGATCCCGATGgactattattaaaatattaatattaaataggctaaaaaaaaatcaaagatagAAGGGACTGTTTGGTTGCAGGTCTGGAGGGATTTAAATCAAATATTGGTTATGATTAAAATCGGAATAATActgaaatttaaataaaataatagttATTTGGTTCGTGATCAAGCTAAAATTTGATAGCCGATCAAAACACGGGCGCTCAAAACTCGCCCCCGCTGCTAGTTGACTGTAGACAGACACGGCCAAAAAATTTCGAGCACAACTAAATTTTAGCTTCGAGTCAAACGCTAGCCAAATCACTTTGGTATGATCAAAATTTGGTCTGACCTCCTAGTGTCACAAACCAAACAGGGCCAGAAGGCGAGATATACGTAGAGAAGGCGAGTGAATGTTTGCTGCAGAGCTCATGAATTTTCGAACACGGGTTACTTATACTTTGTGGATTGAAATTTTCAAACCTGTGAGACGTTGTCGAGACTGAGTTGCTCATCAAGGCCCAAAACTCACCAGGGCGGATAGAGTCGCTGACGTGGCTGCTTGATCAGTCCAACGTGGCGGTCAAATATGCAGATAAACCCTTTGTTTGTTGTCTTTGGTGAGCCTGGTCAACTTCGGCGCCCCAGACGAAGCGACTCATTTTGGAGAGACAAAGTATGGGCGAGATGTTCAAAGTTCAAATGGACGGTTATTTGCATATTCTGCCGTTGCTATGGGTTTGTATCTACGAGGATAGATAACAGATTTAGCCTAGAACGTAGATGAGGTGGCATGCTCCTCCAACGAGTTTAAGGAGACAAATCACAGGAGATTTGTAGTTAGTAAGGTTTTGTCCATTGCATGCACCATGCAGAGTTTTTCTTTACCCTGCTACTGTGTGAAGGAAAAAAGGGTACGATAATATATTAATCTGAGTTTACACATCGATTGCATCCCAAGATACCTATCCCTGAACTGCATAGCTAAACCTCTACCAGTTCCAACTCAGGCAACAGCTCTCCCATGAGTAAAAAAAGAGGATGGCGTAAGGTACCAGTCATTCTCGTAAATCAGATCAGGAAGAATGCTTCCCTGCATCAGTACAGATGTAGTGCAAAGCTTGCACAGAGTGAATGCGGATAGCACTGTGCCTAAAGACAATACTGATTTCAAAACATCAGTTACTCAGAGCAGTAAGACTCAAATAAATGGCAAAAGACTAATAACCTGTGGAAAAAGATCGATAGTAGCAGCCATCAGCTTCTCATTCGTTTGCCAAACAACGCTCTGCCATCGTGTAGAGCATCTAAGATATCCTGACATGAGATATCATTGTCGTCTTGATTCTTGGAACCAGATTTCCTTCCATCTCCCTTATTTAGTCTTTTGCCGTCAAGAATAGTCTCGTGTACACCAGATATAAAATTGTCATCAACATTCTCTTGGAGCCGATTCTTTGAAGCTGCACAAACCGCTTCAGCTTGGTCCGCAAAGAGGAACTTTGATTCAGAAGAGCTGCAAATGTCTCTGTAGGTATCATACTTAGCAGCTCGTGTTTGACCTCCTTCCAATATAGTTGACAGAGGGTGTAGAATTGAGATGGCACTATCTGTCCTCTCTAAAACAGCCTTCAAATCCAAGAAATCGTTTACAGACTCTAGTTTACTAAACTGCACGAGAACAGCAGTTGAATCAATGGAGAAGACTGACATAACCGATGCTGGACCAAACACTTTGCAGATGCAATCCTTTATATCCTTTGCTCTGACCTTAGACTGGAATCCCCAGATGAGGACAATGTTGTCATACACAGGAGCAGGATATCTACGCATATAACCTGGATCTGGTCTCTCCTTGCCAGTACTTAAATCAACCACTGTTCCGCTGTTCCAGCTAGGCGACAAAAAGTTAATGTGTTTCTGCATCTTATTGTTTGTGGCTAGGTTCTCCTGAGGTGACAGTTGCTCAAATTTGATGTCAAGATAAGTGCACAACTGCACAAAAACACATCCAGTCATGTATGCATCATACCCTGCTTCGTGCTTACCACCTGAAATGAAGCACGATGACCTGCAGGATAGCACGGTAAACAACAAGATACTAGATCAGCAATAATGTAAGTTGATGTAAAACCAACTAATCTCAATTAAAATGGAAAGGCAGTAGCGGTGTTCTCTGCTACTTGTGAGAGCAGTTTTGCATATAAGCATATCAAATATTATCAAAAGAATGCAAGCACGTGAACCATACGTTGTTTCAtctccttcaacttcaattCTTAGAGGACAAAGGCTGGACGATTTATCAGCAGATGAATAAGGTGTAGGGCACAACAATGAGAAAGCTGAAGACAATGATTTGCTTTTATGCTTCATCACATTCTGAACTGTTTGATTTGCAGACATGAGATGCCTGGTATCTGCAATGTGTGGGAAAATTTTGTGGATGCCTGAGGCAAATTCCTTCATGGATGAAGGAAGAGGACCAATAAACTTGCTGTACACTTGAGCAATATCTGTTTTAACACAGAAGATATGTTCAGAAGAAGCTCCAAAGTTGGTGCAGAGAAATAATCTATTAAGCTGATATCTACTGGTCCCAAATTCACTATACATCTGCTCAGCAATTTCCAACTGTGAAGTTGCTTCTCATAAAACTACCTGTAAGCACGAAAATATAGTTTAGTTACCTAGGAAACAGCTATGGCCAACAATCAGCTTCCTTTCTGATGAAAGAAGATCAATGACGTGGCGGATTCCTATTGCTGATTTGACTCTTGCTTCCCTGCTTCTTAGTAGATCTTCCTGCACATCTTTCTGAAGTAAAAcagaaaaatatatcactatCTATTGCTTAGATTAGTGGAGCAACGATCATACATATGTTCTGAACCTTGGACCTCTTCAGTTCaaaaccaaaggaaagaaaatgcaTGCAAATAACAAAAACTGGAGTTCAAACTTAAAAGTCAAATAATCATTCGAGAAAAAAGAAACTTAAACAAATAGATGACCTCCGGATTTTGAAATATATTTACCAtggaaacaaaaagaaatgaaTCATCTGCCATTTTCTACATGGATCAGTAGAATTCTCTTACCATCAACATTATTTTGTCCTCTTTGGTGTCTGAATAAACAACTCTCTTCTCAGAAGTGTCATCATCACTAAATGTACAAACATAAACAAGATCCCTGAAGTTTTTTCTTAAAACCTGCATGGGAGATATTTTATATGAGCAGAAACAGAAATAGTGAGTGGCAAGAAGTTCTATTAATGTGCAACAGAAAGCATCAATCTGTATTCAAATATCCTAAATCCAACTAGCAATAGTTGTAATTCCACATCACACAGAAACTACCAAAATGACAACAGACACAAATATTGTGCAAGAAACAAAGTATATTATAAAGATAAATACTAAAGATTATGTTCTTTTCATTTGGTGTTTCTGGAGAGGAAAAgcgttcttttttatttgatgttataCTGTTTTGAGAAgagacatatacatatatattcctATAGTGCCCATTCCCCCATTTAGTGTGTGATACATTATACAAGATTATGAGACTCAATTTCGTTGTCCATTGGTCAATATGAGTATTTAAGACAAACAAATTTGATAAGGTAGTAAGAGACAACTTTACTAAGGGCATGTGGTAagcttttgctttctttttctttttcttaataactgtgcataagtctaaaacatcaaaccaaaaataacaaaagGAGTATCATATAAGAAATTTGGACTATACGGAATTTTTTTAGCCAAAGATATAACTCGTGGATGCATGCAGAATCATTTTCAGAAATTAGCCGCCCAGCTATCACTATAGTCCAAGGCAATGAATATGTTCCGTGATACCTGTTGAATTAACTTTAACTGATGTGATGAGAATCCATTAAGCATAACAGCTGGACGCATTTTGAAGAAAACTGTCTGGAATTGGCCTTGGCTGCAATTAATGTTTCCTGGCAAATGGCTATCAACTCTCGGCTTGCTGATTACCACATCACGCCACTCATTGAATTTAATCTTCATCCTCTCCGTGAAAAGGATATCAGCAGCACTTTTTAATGGCATATCTCCATCCTCTTCACAAGTGATGGAAGATGCATATATGTTATTGTGATACAACAAATTTAATTTCTGCAGTGCCTCTTCCTCTTGTGCTCTGGATAAATAAGATATTCCTGTGATTAACCAAATATTGTAAATGAACAAATACTCTAGACATAGCATGCATGGTCTTATCTCTTATGCACAGGCCAATGAAAAATAACTATCAAATGAGTTACGTGTGAATAGGCCCATCCTGCAATTTTGATCaagagagatatgcatcaagtaACAGCTCAAGCAAGTATTACAGGTAAGAGAAAGCACCTTCACGGAAGCATGTGTTGAAATCAAACTGGTACTTTGCTAGGAAGTCAATTGAAGTTGTCTGGCAAAGAAACTCATGAGTTGAACAATCACTTGGGAGCTCCTTGCGAGGGAAGATAAAGAAGTTATGCCTGTCAAGAAGAAAAGGTCATGCCCTGGAAAAAGGCCAGCTGCAGAACTGATTAGGAAGTGATCAAGCAATCAATGATAAATAATGCACTGCATATCAGCATTCAGCCATACCTACATATATTGCAAAACTTCACAACTAACCACAAGGAGTCCATGTCAGAACATTCTAAATGAGGTGGCATCGGACATGCATCAtccgtgtcaaagacatcgccAAATTCGAATTATTACTCAAAGTTAGAGTTAATCTGCCAGAACCATGGCGGGGTGTTGGAGCAGTGTCCATGTTCAACATGGTGTTCTACACCAGTAGGATGGTTGCGCAGGTGTCAGTGCAACCTAGAATAACACAAAGGAAGTTTCTGCAAGGCACAACCAGTTCAAGAGCTATTCTAGATCAATGTTTTTCCTTAGGTGTTCGGATCTCATCTTTCCAACTTAAAATGCTACTAGTTGCTATCTCAGTATGTGTTCTACGAGCTTATCACTGCAGAAGATTACACAGATCATAGTAAGCAAACCTATTATTAGGATCAAAGGGGAATACTGGGTGCTGAAACAAATGCCCTTTGAACATCATCTTAGCTAACTAATTATCACCACGAAGCTTTCTACAGGAAAGCAAGCCCAAGGCGTTGTTGCCTAGAGGACGCAAATCCGCTAATCCGCTAGGTGCATACCCCAAAACCCAAATCAGATATTCAAGCTCACTACAGGTAAACGTGTATCCTCAGATACTGGTGGATTACTGGAACAGAAAGGAGATCAGGGAAAGACATGCGCGACGCACGGGTGGGCGACGAAGGCGGACTTGGCAGGGTCCCATCGGAAGGGGCAGACGCCGAGCTGCAGGGCGGCGAACCGCTCCGCGGAGTCGCGGAGCTTGAGGTACCGCACGTCGGCGCGGTCGAGCTCGAAGGTGTCCCTCCACGGCGCACTCGTGACGCCGCTCATCTCCAGGTCGAGCCCCACGAACGCGGCGTCCCGCACGCGCCCCCGCAGCTCCTCCAGGGACTCCGCTAGGTTCCCCCGCGTCACCTGCTTCACCGCCaccccgccgccatcgccgtctCCGCTGCTCgcgggcggcgaggaggagagcaCGCGGGAGAGTCGGGCTctgggcggcggcgcgcggaggaggcggcggagacggCCCTGCATGGCCGCCGTCGCTGGAGGGTGGAGGCACGAGGCAGTGGGTTGGGCCCTATTGGGTGTGATACTGTGATGGATGGGTGGAGTCCAAACGGTGGAGCCCGTCACCTTACGGCTTATGAATTATGGCCCATATTTGGAGTCACGAACGAACCAAAGCCCGTCTCTGAAACGCACATTTTCGCAATCATTTCACAGAATCTTTGTACAAAACAGCCCAGTTTTTTGTAAATTTCTGCCAAAACCCAACGTTCTGTACTACAGGACTAGCTTAAATTTCCATGCTCCAAACAAGAACGACGAAGGTGAGCTCAAATGGTAGTACAAGACCGGCCGCCCAGTGCTGATCAAGTCTAGGCAAAATCAAAGCTGCTTGCAATTACATCCAACTTATTCGATCATATCTTGCGCATTgtaatatgtatttatttgcTCGAGAAGGTTAGGTCACAAAAAAAAACAGCAGTATGGAGAAGTCGCTGATCAGGTAAACAAAACGGTCGACCAAAGCTCTCCAAAAGAGCGGATTGCTCCAACTTTTCCCTATCCACAATGATGCGATCCAGCGTTGCGTTTCTCGCCTATTCGATCGGCTCTTCTGCGTCTTTAAGCAGTACCCGCGTGCGAGATATCTTTACCGAAAAGCCCAGCGACTGCTTTCCCTGGATCCTCCTGCTTGATGAGGGACTCCCCAACCAGAACCTACAGCAACGCGCCGGACGAATCAGCAGTTCAGCACAACCAAAAGCAAGGGATGCCAAAAAGTTGTCAGCTTTTTGGAGGTGTTACATGGCTGATGACTTACCGCTTTGACCCCAGCATTTTGAACGAACGAAATATGATCAGGAGTGAACAGCCCAGATTCTCCTACAACCTGTAATGGTCAAAGATCACCACATGAATAATGGATGCCAAGTAGTCCGTCCTGGGCATAGTCAACCACGTGACATTGTGCAATTGTTTTCATAACTGCTGGATAGCAATTTCAGTAGAGATTTACTAACATCGATGAAATACAGTTTGAAGATAGTTTTCTAATTGTTTCTGAAAGAGGATGCTCTAACTTTCAGTCAGGGAGGTGATTTGACTTGGGGGCAGTTGTGTCTTAACTAAGCATCACTAATTTATGTCACTCCATGTGCCACACACCAGAATGGCTCCAAATGTGGAGCAGAATTGAGGAAAGGAATACTCATTACGGATAgcctcccttcttcttctttttaatttctgcAAAACCTACAAGATTTTCCTCTTCAACCCACTGAATGAATTACTTCATAGACATATCATTACTGAAGGTACACATGCCTGATTCAGAGGCTCACAGCATAGTGCCACATGCTGTAGCAATTTGTAATCTAGTGAGGTAGCTTTAGATGACAATAATGGGATAATAAAGAACTAATGTTCCTCCCAAGTGTAGCAACAGATGCCAAAATTTACTAAGTAAAACATAATTACTTGTGGAATATTTGCATTGCCAGGTTAGCAGAGTAGTGATTTATTTTGTCTAAATGCATAAGAATCTGTGCACAACAAAGTTTACCTTACATCTGCTCTAAGTATATGGAAGTGTGATTTGTGAATAGTTTTATAGCAAGAGGCATAGCCATAGCCAGAGACAGAGGAAGCATAGTGCAATAATTCATAGCCAGAGACAGAGGAAGCAGTTGTCTTATTCTTTTTTGCTTTTCACGAAAATCACGTCAAAGAAAAATACTTACAATTACATCCTTCTGAGCTATAATTTGTCCTCGTTCACCCTCCAGAAGCTTTTTTGTGTTTGCAATATCAACTTCAAACGTCTCTGGGAAAAAAATGTCCTAGGTGACTTATTAAGCCTATAACATGATATGGAACATTACAGAATAAATGTATAATATTAACATCTATAATCATTTAGTTCCCATAGTGACCACATTGTCATGTTTTACTTCCTTAATCCTGTATTTATAAAGTTGACTCTTAAATGGTCTAGATTACCAATAATTTTCCCCCAATCGCTTTTCTACCATGCAACAGAAGCTTCAAAGTACGGTGACAATGAAGACGCCTAAGCCAATAGTCTGATATGAACCAAAAAGCGTCCAGGTGATAAAATAGTGAAAAGACTTGTCTGGTATCACTAGAAATTGAATTCATTGTCCAAGAAATAAATAAGAACAATATACCAAGATTACGGTTATTGATGCCAATGAGCTGTACACCATCGATCCCTAAAATACGGTCCATTTCCATTTCATCATGCACCTTCAACAACACAGTCAGGTTGCAGCACTAAATCAAATGACTCGAGCAGCAAGAGGTGGGGGCTGAAAGGCTTCaacatatgaaaatatattGCAAAAACAACTCAGCTAACCTCAACTAAAGCAGCCATGCCAAgtattttgcaaattttcaacATATACTTTATATCAATGTTAGGTAATACAGCCGCAATCAGAAGAACAGCATCTGCACCCTTGGACCGTGCATAGTAAAGTTGCCAGGCATCAACAATGAACTCTTTGCACAGAAGAGGGCACTGCATTTAGTAATTCAGATCTTGAGCTATTCATGCACTTGAACAATTGAACTACTCTATCTGAATATAATTGACTTCTGAAATGTATGTACACAGTGTGGCTACACAACCTTGACTCCAGCATTGCGGATAGCCTCCAAGTAGTCAAAACTTCCCTGATTACATATTAAAGGAAAACAAGTGTCTTCAGCATGCATAACTTTATCATGGATGATAGAAAGGCGACTAAATTTGATATGAGAGATCAGGACCAATCCTACATCAAAAAATCTCAAGGTGAAGAAATTAATGAcctgaaagtattttttatctGTAAGAACACTAAGGCATGCTGCTCCATTTTTCTCGTATGCTTGAGCGATCTGAACCTGTTTATGTCCCAATGAACATTATTACACATCAAAAGTAATTGGctggtttcaaaataaaatcatgTATGTTTATTCAGACtgtcaacaaataaacatatcaCTAAATGGGGATCAGTCTGATAAAGTGGGTATTAACAAAACTAAGGAATAAAGTAATGCATTAATATTCAATGCAATTCTATGTAACATATTCCAAATTCACATGAGTTTAGAAAAGCTTGTAGCCTGGTCTATGCCATAGAAATATGGCAAACTATCACTAGGCATCAGTAGAAAACAATGTCAAATAGATGACCTAGTCAGCTATTATGCAATTTTTCAGCAGACATGCAACCATATATAGGGGTATAcataaaacttaaaaaaatcaactattCCAATTCCTTACATCTCTCTTGTAGGCTCGTAGCGCATgtgttaaaaataaataatagaagGACAAACATCCTAGCATCCTCACGTTTATGTTGTATTATTCTGTGATGACTAATCAGTAATTAATAATTGTACACGTGCTAATATGCACCTAGGGTGTAGCTACACCAACAATGATTTGCTGAACCAAATTACAGAAATTCAGCAAAAGAAAATCCAGTCAGTCATTACTGAAGACCTTAAAACAGTGCTTTCGGTTCAGCAATTCGTAGTGCATCTCAGTGATACATGCTGGGTGTAGAATACTTTTCTAACCCTGGGTGTAGATTAGCACCACCGTTGTGTCACTGTCAATAATCAGTTGAGTCAATAATATATCAGGTTTAAATTACAACAGTTCTACAAATGAGTTCACAGGATGACAGGACAAATTATCACTGAAATGGTAGTTACACGAGCAATATAATTCACATGCAACTAGTAGGCTAATGCCAAAAACACACGAGAAAACTGCAAATTGAAGCACAAATTTTCATACCCCAAACTCACCGGATCGAAATCCTCCCTGAGAACACCCCGGCTGGGTGAAGCCTTTTTGACCTCCGCAATCAGAGCAGGCAGACCAGTCCGATCATACGACGCCTTGAGCGCCCCAACGAAGTCCCTCGCCGGAGGAGCAGCCTCCAGTGGCCCCTTCAACATGTACAGGGGTCTCCTCTCCTTCATCTGTCAAGCACAAAATCTTGCACCGCATCAGCACAATGCTAATCAACCCACGAGCTGGATTATCATACACATGGCGCGGGAGCATATCATGATCTCATCTCACGGACGTGCCTGCGAAACCTCGGCTTCCTTGTCCCAGACGATCCTCTCGAGGATGTTCCGCGGCGTGTTCCCCTCGTTCTCGAGGCGGAACTGGAAGGGGCCAACGTAGTGCACCGCCGGCCCCGTCACAGGGCGCCGCCGGATCCTTATCCCGTCGACGCCCGCGATTTCGGTGGAGGCGCCGGCTGTGGAAGCATCCGCCACGGGGCCTCCGTTGCCCCCCTGCTCCGTGGCGCCAGCGGAGCCCGCGGCCTGCGAGCTCGTCGCGATCTCATCCACCTCCGAGTCCTGCACGACAGCACGACACCCACACAAACCTCACGATTCGCAACTCTCGGCGAGCTGAGCTCCAGAAAGGTAAGAGGGGGAACTGACCGTCTCGGCGCGGGTGCAGCGGAGAGGGGAGGGCCCGGGGCGACCAGCGGCGGCGTCGTCCATGGGAGCTGCGGCGAGGGGGCGGCACGCGGCCGCGGCCAGGGTTCTGGGGCGGCGGAGGTGGGAGTGGCGGGTCGGGACTGCGAGGCCCGGCCGGGGAGGGGCGGATCCTATAGCGAGCGCTTCCATTCGAGGCGCCGCAGAGCAGACGGGGCTAATTGGATTGGGGCGGACGTTAGCCGCTAGGCGTTGTACACGGACGCGGTTCCTCTTACGTATTCAACCACAACTCACAcgtggcaaaaatccaaaaattgatAACCTATTCCGCTATATTTGTCGTAACAGATAACATGTCATGTATTTACAAATTCGATAGGTATATTCGATATCTCATTTACCAAAAATAGTGAACAATGCTAGATGCTGAATATAGCATTATTCACCATTTTCAGCACATGAGATGTCGAATATCAACTATATTCGGCACTTAAAATGTCAAAATGGTGAACAGTgtcatattcgacacctcaagTGCCGAATACAGCTAAATTCTCTGTCTACTTCCGTGCATGAACAAAAGCCGCGTTGATTAGATTTCGTTTCCACTCttcttcaaaacggtggtcttctgttactcaaaaaatttaaaactttttatatgtgttccataatccatatgcaaactattttaattagattcacccaaaattcttggtatattttaaactaaaattctcaaaaaagactacttttataacttttaataattgttagtgcctcaaataaatccCCCAAAATCTGGTATAATTCACTAaaattcttcttatatgatggactaatttctaaaattatatacaaccttaggttatatgatgaaaaataagttcctttataatattctatttatatgcatttttattattttatatgatattcttcttttaattcaatttaaattcaaacaaaatttaactatctcattatttttatcccctAGTTTACGCACCGTTCAAGAGATGCGCCACCTCACCTACCATTCTTTAGAAATATAGTTAAAAGGTTAGCATGTCAAcaagataaaaataatgagatagcTGAATCttattgaattaaaagaagaatatcacatgaaatgataaaaatatatataaataaagtattacaaaggaactcagtttttcatcatataacttaagactgtaaataattttagaaattagtccatcacataacaagaatattagtgaatttacctagattttttgaatttatttgagacactaataattgttagaaattataaaagtagtatttttttgagaattttagtttaaaatgtacaaatgatttttgggtgaatccaattaaaataggttgcacatggattatggaacatacacaaaaagttttaaattttttggagtaatagaagaccactattttgaaGTAGAGTAGAAACGAAATTTAATCGACACGGCTACTGTTTAtgcatgaggtgccgaatatgatgAACAGTGGTATATTTGGCATTTCAGTACCGAAGGCACAGTTCATCATTTTTGAtaaatgaggtgccgaatacttacactaaatttgtaaatacggtaacatattgtctat
This genomic window from Phragmites australis chromosome 7, lpPhrAust1.1, whole genome shotgun sequence contains:
- the LOC133924386 gene encoding poly(A)-specific ribonuclease PARN, encoding MQGRLRRLLRAPPPRARLSRVLSSSPPASSGDGDGGGVAVKQVTRGNLAESLEELRGRVRDAAFVGLDLEMSGVTSAPWRDTFELDRADVRYLKLRDSAERFAALQLGVCPFRWDPAKSAFVAHPHNFFIFPRKELPSDCSTHEFLCQTTSIDFLAKYQFDFNTCFREGISYLSRAQEEEALQKLNLLYHNNIYASSITCEEDGDMPLKSAADILFTERMKIKFNEWRDVVISKPRVDSHLPGNINCSQGQFQTVFFKMRPAVMLNGFSSHQLKLIQQVLRKNFRDLVYVCTFSDDDTSEKRVVYSDTKEDKIMLMKDVQEDLLRSREARVKSAIGIRHVIDLLSSERKLIVGHSCFLDIAQVYSKFIGPLPSSMKEFASGIHKIFPHIADTRHLMSANQTVQNVMKHKSKSLSSAFSLLCPTPYSSADKSSSLCPLRIEVEGDETTSSCFISGGKHEAGYDAYMTGCVFVQLCTYLDIKFEQLSPQENLATNNKMQKHINFLSPSWNSGTVVDLSTGKERPDPGYMRRYPAPVYDNIVLIWGFQSKVRAKDIKDCICKVFGPASVMSVFSIDSTAVLVQFSKLESVNDFLDLKAVLERTDSAISILHPLSTILEGGQTRAAKYDTYRDICSSSESKFLFADQAEAVCAASKNRLQENVDDNFISGVHETILDGKRLNKGDGRKSGSKNQDDNDISCQDILDALHDGRALFGKRMRS
- the LOC133924387 gene encoding indole-3-glycerol phosphate synthase, chloroplastic-like; its protein translation is MEALAIGSAPPRPGLAVPTRHSHLRRPRTLAAAACRPLAAAPMDDAAAGRPGPSPLRCTRAETDSEVDEIATSSQAAGSAGATEQGGNGGPVADASTAGASTEIAGVDGIRIRRRPVTGPAVHYVGPFQFRLENEGNTPRNILERIVWDKEAEVSQMKERRPLYMLKGPLEAAPPARDFVGALKASYDRTGLPALIAEVKKASPSRGVLREDFDPVQIAQAYEKNGAACLSVLTDKKYFQGSFDYLEAIRNAGVKCPLLCKEFIVDAWQLYYARSKGADAVLLIAAVLPNIDIKYMLKICKILGMAALVEVHDEMEMDRILGIDGVQLIGINNRNLETFEVDIANTKKLLEGERGQIIAQKDVIVVGESGLFTPDHISFVQNAGVKAVLVGESLIKQEDPGKAVAGLFGKDISHAGTA